From one Streptomyces sp. Q6 genomic stretch:
- a CDS encoding PP2C family protein-serine/threonine phosphatase has protein sequence MGGRDEGRRRWRGAVPGPPGGMGALCAVLCLCTALTALVDAWRPAVAILLIGPVLACAWLGVRATVVAVVWSLALATVAVVVRRHAANPLLAVEYLVLLAGGCAAVRAAHRTAARTAALARVTDIARVAQGALLRPVSDRIGGIDVSTRHHCPTAPETAGGDVYDIANTPYGLRVFIGDVRGHGLDVVRTSATVAGAFRDLAYVTPHLTDLAAHLDARIAPDLGPEDFVTALFAEFAPGEIRLVNCGHPAPLRLGPTGPTLLEPLDPARPLGLGARPGQRRCWMQPGDRLLFYTDGLTEARDAGGVDFPLLEHGSAALGKEPHLSDALDALYAAVTAHTGGPLRDDVAFVLCEQAAAVGGEFSSAVPSPPRTRSTPRH, from the coding sequence GTGGGCGGACGAGACGAGGGCCGACGGCGATGGCGGGGCGCCGTTCCAGGGCCCCCGGGCGGCATGGGCGCGCTCTGCGCGGTCCTGTGCCTGTGCACCGCGCTCACCGCACTCGTGGACGCCTGGCGTCCGGCGGTCGCGATCCTGCTCATCGGACCCGTCCTGGCCTGCGCCTGGCTGGGGGTGCGCGCCACGGTCGTCGCGGTCGTGTGGAGCCTGGCCCTGGCGACGGTCGCGGTGGTGGTCAGGCGCCACGCGGCGAACCCGCTGCTCGCCGTCGAGTACCTCGTGCTGCTCGCGGGCGGCTGCGCTGCCGTGCGGGCCGCCCACCGGACGGCGGCCCGCACGGCCGCCCTCGCGCGGGTCACCGACATCGCCCGCGTGGCCCAGGGCGCGCTGCTCCGCCCGGTCTCCGACCGGATCGGCGGCATCGACGTGTCCACCCGCCACCACTGCCCCACGGCGCCGGAGACGGCGGGCGGTGACGTCTACGACATCGCCAACACCCCGTACGGGCTACGGGTGTTCATCGGCGACGTGCGCGGGCACGGCCTGGACGTGGTGCGTACGTCGGCGACGGTGGCCGGCGCCTTCCGCGACCTCGCCTACGTCACCCCGCACCTCACGGACCTCGCCGCGCACCTCGACGCCCGGATCGCCCCCGACCTCGGCCCCGAGGACTTCGTCACCGCGCTCTTTGCCGAGTTCGCCCCCGGCGAGATCCGGCTCGTCAACTGCGGCCACCCGGCGCCCCTGCGCCTCGGCCCGACCGGTCCCACCCTCCTCGAACCCCTCGATCCGGCACGCCCGTTGGGCCTCGGGGCGCGCCCCGGCCAGCGCCGCTGCTGGATGCAGCCAGGCGACCGCCTGCTCTTCTACACGGACGGCCTGACCGAGGCCAGGGACGCCGGTGGCGTCGACTTCCCGCTCCTGGAGCACGGCAGCGCGGCGCTCGGCAAGGAGCCGCACCTGAGCGACGCGCTGGACGCCCTGTACGCGGCGGTCACCGCGCACACGGGAGGCCCGCTCCGGGACGACGTGGCGTTCGTCCTCTGCGAGCAGGCTGCCGCCGTGGGGGGCGAGTTCAGCTCCGCCGTACCGTCCCCGCCACGAACGCGCTCCACGCCGCGGCACTGA
- a CDS encoding VOC family protein has translation MITGTHTVLYSADADADRAFLRDVLGWPHVDAGGGWLIFAAPPGEVALHPTEGAPAHELLLMCDDLAATVAELALQGVEFTKPVEELRWGRLTALRLPGGGEIGLYEPLHPLAHG, from the coding sequence ATGATCACGGGAACCCACACCGTCCTGTACTCCGCCGACGCCGACGCCGACCGGGCCTTCCTCCGGGACGTGCTGGGCTGGCCGCACGTCGACGCCGGGGGCGGGTGGCTGATCTTCGCCGCGCCGCCCGGCGAGGTCGCCCTGCACCCGACCGAGGGCGCGCCCGCGCACGAGCTGCTGCTGATGTGCGACGACCTGGCGGCGACGGTCGCCGAACTCGCTCTCCAGGGAGTCGAGTTCACCAAGCCCGTCGAGGAGCTGCGCTGGGGGAGGCTGACCGCGCTGCGCCTGCCGGGCGGCGGTGAGATCGGCCTGTACGAGCCCCTGCACCCGCTCGCCCACGGATAG
- a CDS encoding cysteine hydrolase family protein: MSETPHRPALLVVDMQDALLPIMHEAGRTIAVIAGLRSRARAAGVPVVMVRQRGEGRVVPELDPGSGASAVEKTTADAFLRTGLDATLRGLGVTEVLVTGFATENCVETTARQALSRGYDLVLVADGHTTSVRSGPTDFVPPDRSIAHHNEIYRHIDFPERSVRVLPAADVDFGAP, from the coding sequence ATGTCAGAGACCCCGCACCGGCCCGCGCTCCTCGTCGTCGACATGCAGGACGCCCTGCTGCCGATCATGCACGAGGCCGGCCGGACGATCGCCGTCATCGCGGGCCTGCGCTCCCGGGCGCGCGCGGCGGGCGTCCCCGTCGTCATGGTCCGGCAGCGCGGCGAGGGACGCGTGGTGCCCGAACTCGACCCCGGCAGCGGCGCGTCGGCGGTGGAGAAGACCACGGCCGACGCGTTCCTGCGCACCGGCCTCGACGCGACCCTCCGGGGCCTCGGCGTCACCGAGGTCCTGGTCACCGGCTTCGCCACGGAGAACTGCGTGGAGACGACCGCGCGGCAGGCGCTGAGCCGGGGCTACGACCTGGTGCTCGTCGCCGACGGACACACGACGTCGGTCCGGTCGGGCCCGACGGACTTCGTCCCGCCGGACCGGTCGATCGCCCACCACAACGAGATCTACCGGCACATCGACTTCCCCGAGCGCAGCGTGCGGGTGCTGCCGGCGGCGGACGTGGACTTCGGCGCGCCCTGA
- a CDS encoding response regulator transcription factor, with product MTIRVLLADDQTLVRAAFAMLVASAPDMEVVAQAGTGREAVELTGSARADVVVMDIRMPDLDGIEATRLLAADEDLAGVKVLMLTTYDTDEHVVEALRAGASGFLVKDTRPAELLDAIRTVAAGDALLSPGPTARLISRVLRAPEIPAPHDAHHASLTALSDRERQVLALVARGLNNTEIADTLGLSPLTAKTHVSRIMGKVAARDRAQLVIVAYESGLVAPLNSA from the coding sequence ATGACGATCCGCGTCCTGCTGGCCGACGACCAGACCCTGGTGCGCGCCGCCTTCGCCATGCTCGTCGCGTCCGCCCCCGACATGGAGGTCGTCGCCCAGGCGGGCACCGGCCGCGAGGCCGTCGAGCTGACCGGTTCGGCCCGCGCCGACGTGGTCGTCATGGACATCCGGATGCCCGACCTCGACGGCATCGAGGCCACCCGGCTGCTCGCCGCCGACGAGGACCTCGCCGGGGTCAAGGTCCTGATGCTGACGACGTACGACACCGACGAGCACGTCGTCGAGGCGCTGCGCGCGGGCGCCTCCGGGTTCCTCGTGAAGGACACCCGGCCGGCCGAACTCCTCGACGCCATCAGGACGGTGGCCGCCGGGGACGCCCTGCTCTCGCCCGGACCCACGGCCCGCCTGATCTCCCGCGTCCTGCGCGCCCCCGAGATCCCCGCGCCGCACGACGCGCACCACGCCTCGCTGACGGCGCTCTCCGACCGCGAACGGCAGGTCCTCGCCCTCGTCGCGCGCGGCCTCAACAACACGGAGATCGCCGACACGTTGGGCCTCAGCCCGCTCACCGCGAAGACCCACGTCAGCCGGATCATGGGCAAGGTGGCGGCGCGGGACCGCGCGCAACTGGTCATCGTGGCCTACGAGTCCGGGCTCGTCGCCCCGCTCAACTCCGCGTGA
- a CDS encoding MMPL family transporter gives MGGPPARNARRRRVVLPWTLLGLWIAVLALAGPFAGKLGDVQHDRAVDYLPASADSTQVAKIQDRLPGGETTELVLVYHRDGGLTAGDRETAGEQVAAIGRELKLTGTPEGVPSKSGDTLMYPVASNAPGQDEKLRDAFVNDVRDIAHDTGAGMSVEVGGPGALATDAAEVYQSLDGPLLYTTVAVVAILLILIYRSPFLWLVPLVVAGVADFLSMGVAYGLHETFGTTISGQSSGVMTILVFGAGTDYALLIVARYREELRRVERPYDAMRVALRGCGPAVLASSGTVAAGLLCLLAADLNSSRGMGPLGAVGVLCALVAMLTLLPAVLVLLGRRVFWPLVPALGSQPKPRRSLFSAMGSSAERRPLTVLGVGAVLLGALALGALNLSGAVKQEDSFTSTPDSVAAMKTLAAAYPETGTQPLTVIAPTRGADRAVRTARATEGVADVQRGRSGGGWTEITVVARAAPQSAAETATIEALRDGLDAQGAYVGGPSAEQLDLKDTNARDRLVVVPIVLAAVLLVLVALLRSLVAPLMLLVAVVAVWGAALGIGGLVFGPVFGFEGTDPGLELLSFVFLVALGVDYGIFLMHRMREEVLGGADTRAAALTALRTTGGVIASAGLVLAATFAVLTNMPMVQLVELGFVIAVGVLLDTFLVRTYLVTSASLALGRKVWWPGALSRPAGEPVPPPAEEAVLTRTS, from the coding sequence ATGGGGGGACCGCCTGCACGAAACGCGCGGCGGCGACGGGTCGTACTGCCGTGGACGTTGCTGGGGCTCTGGATCGCCGTGCTCGCGCTCGCCGGCCCGTTCGCCGGCAAGCTCGGTGACGTCCAGCACGACCGGGCCGTCGACTATCTGCCCGCGAGCGCCGACTCGACGCAGGTCGCGAAGATCCAGGACCGGCTGCCGGGCGGCGAGACGACCGAGCTGGTGCTCGTCTACCACCGGGACGGCGGCCTCACCGCCGGGGACCGGGAGACCGCGGGCGAGCAAGTCGCCGCGATCGGACGTGAGTTGAAGCTCACCGGGACCCCCGAGGGGGTGCCCTCCAAGAGCGGTGACACCCTCATGTACCCCGTCGCCAGCAACGCGCCCGGCCAGGACGAGAAGCTCCGCGACGCCTTCGTGAACGACGTACGGGACATCGCCCACGACACTGGCGCCGGGATGAGCGTCGAGGTCGGCGGGCCGGGGGCGCTGGCCACCGACGCCGCCGAGGTCTACCAGTCCCTCGACGGGCCGCTGCTCTACACGACCGTCGCCGTCGTCGCGATCCTGCTGATCCTGATCTACCGCAGCCCGTTCCTGTGGCTCGTGCCGCTCGTCGTCGCGGGCGTCGCCGACTTCCTGTCGATGGGCGTCGCGTACGGGCTCCACGAGACCTTCGGGACCACCATCAGCGGGCAGAGCTCGGGCGTCATGACCATCCTCGTCTTCGGCGCGGGCACCGACTACGCGCTGCTCATCGTGGCCAGGTACCGGGAGGAACTGCGGCGCGTCGAGCGGCCCTACGACGCCATGCGCGTCGCCCTGCGCGGCTGCGGGCCCGCGGTCCTCGCCTCCTCGGGGACGGTCGCCGCGGGACTCCTGTGCCTGCTCGCCGCCGACCTCAACTCCTCCCGCGGCATGGGCCCGTTGGGCGCCGTCGGCGTGCTGTGCGCGCTCGTCGCCATGCTGACGCTGCTGCCCGCCGTCCTCGTCCTGCTCGGCCGCCGTGTGTTCTGGCCGCTCGTCCCCGCGCTCGGCTCGCAGCCGAAGCCGCGCAGGTCGCTGTTCTCCGCGATGGGTTCGTCGGCGGAACGCCGGCCGCTCACCGTCCTCGGCGTCGGCGCCGTCCTGCTCGGGGCGCTCGCCCTCGGCGCGCTGAACCTGTCCGGCGCCGTCAAACAGGAGGACTCCTTCACCAGCACACCCGACTCCGTCGCCGCGATGAAGACCCTCGCCGCCGCCTACCCGGAGACCGGCACCCAGCCCCTGACCGTCATCGCGCCGACCCGCGGCGCGGACCGGGCCGTGCGGACCGCACGCGCCACCGAGGGCGTCGCCGACGTACAGCGCGGGCGCAGCGGCGGCGGCTGGACCGAGATCACCGTCGTCGCCAGGGCCGCGCCGCAGAGCGCTGCCGAGACCGCCACCATCGAGGCGCTGCGCGACGGACTCGACGCCCAGGGCGCCTACGTCGGCGGACCCAGCGCCGAGCAGCTCGACCTGAAGGACACCAACGCCCGGGACCGCCTCGTCGTCGTGCCGATCGTGCTCGCCGCCGTGCTGCTCGTCCTCGTCGCACTGCTGCGCTCGCTCGTCGCGCCGCTGATGCTGCTCGTCGCCGTGGTCGCGGTGTGGGGCGCGGCGCTCGGCATCGGCGGGCTCGTCTTCGGCCCGGTGTTCGGCTTCGAGGGGACCGACCCGGGGCTCGAACTGCTCTCCTTCGTCTTCCTCGTCGCGTTGGGCGTCGACTACGGGATCTTCCTGATGCACCGGATGCGCGAGGAAGTGCTCGGCGGCGCCGACACCAGGGCAGCGGCGCTCACCGCGCTGCGCACCACGGGCGGGGTCATCGCCTCCGCCGGTCTCGTGCTCGCCGCCACGTTCGCCGTGCTCACCAACATGCCGATGGTCCAACTCGTCGAGCTGGGCTTCGTCATCGCGGTCGGCGTACTCCTCGACACCTTCCTCGTCCGTACGTACCTGGTGACGTCCGCGAGCCTCGCGCTCGGCCGGAAGGTGTGGTGGCCGGGGGCGCTGTCCCGCCCGGCCGGCGAACCCGTACCGCCGCCGGCCGAGGAGGCCGTCCTCACCCGCACCTCCTGA
- a CDS encoding TerB family tellurite resistance protein, whose protein sequence is MRQAGLSRVLGVHTAWTTVGDGEFFCPGCGGDRNYQRRTGRRRFSVLGVPVLPRGETGPVVQCAACEERYGTDALDHPTTHRLSAMLRDAVHTVVLAVLAAGGASSRPALESAVGALRGAGFDDTCEEQLAALVEALMSDAGRMRMPDPCAGTGSGAGLAIELHEALDPLTPHLAPAGRESLLLQGARIALADGPYSAAERDVLRTVGAALTLCTDEVDQILVAATRTPR, encoded by the coding sequence ATGCGACAGGCCGGACTCTCGCGGGTCCTGGGCGTGCACACCGCGTGGACCACCGTGGGCGACGGGGAGTTCTTCTGCCCGGGCTGTGGTGGCGATCGCAACTACCAACGGCGCACCGGGCGGCGCCGGTTCAGCGTGCTCGGGGTCCCCGTGCTGCCGCGCGGCGAGACCGGACCCGTCGTCCAGTGCGCGGCCTGCGAGGAGCGCTACGGCACGGACGCGCTCGACCACCCGACCACGCACCGCCTCTCGGCGATGCTGCGCGACGCCGTGCACACGGTGGTCCTCGCGGTGCTCGCGGCGGGCGGCGCGTCGTCGCGCCCGGCGCTGGAGTCCGCGGTCGGCGCGCTGCGCGGGGCCGGATTCGACGACACCTGCGAGGAGCAACTCGCGGCACTGGTCGAGGCGTTGATGAGCGACGCCGGACGGATGCGGATGCCCGACCCGTGCGCGGGAACCGGCTCCGGGGCCGGGCTCGCGATCGAACTGCACGAGGCGCTCGATCCGCTCACGCCGCATCTCGCCCCGGCCGGACGGGAGTCGCTCCTGTTGCAGGGCGCGCGGATCGCCCTGGCCGACGGCCCGTACTCGGCGGCCGAGCGTGACGTGCTGCGCACGGTGGGCGCCGCGCTGACCCTGTGTACGGACGAGGTGGACCAGATCCTGGTCGCCGCCACCCGGACACCCCGCTGA